The following proteins are encoded in a genomic region of Ammospiza caudacuta isolate bAmmCau1 chromosome 3, bAmmCau1.pri, whole genome shotgun sequence:
- the LOC131555333 gene encoding cysteine-rich venom protein kaouthin-2-like, producing METKEMILPAVFLCFTAVLPPSIGKETAVLNALSSSRAEQQKLIVDRHNALRRGVKPTASNMMKMEWCPAAAENAQNWANQCNLRHSPPNLRRANVQCGENLFMSSAPFSWSDVLQTWYNEEKNFEYGTGAKPKGAMFGHYTQMVWHNSYKIGCGFAFCSNTTYSYFYVCQYCPAGNLIGSMKTPYKEGEPCGDCPNACEDGLCTKP from the exons ATGGAAACAAAAG AGATGATTCTGCCAGCAGTGTTCCTGTGtttcacagctgtgctgcctccATCCATTGGAAAG gAAACTGCAGTTCTCAATGCTCTGtcaagcagcagagcagagcagcagaaattgATTGTTGACAGACATAATGCCCTCAGGAGAGGAGTAAAACCAACTGCCAGCAACATGATGAAGATG GAATGgtgtcctgcagctgcagagaatGCCCAAAATTGGGCCAATCAATGTAATTTAAGGCACAGTCCTCCTAACCTGAGGAGAGCCA ATGTTCAATGTGGTGAAAATCTCTTCATGTCCTCTGCCCCGTTCTCATGGTCAGATGTTCTTCAGACCTGGTACAATGAGGAGAAAAATTTCGAATATGGAACTGGGGCAAAACCAAAAGGTGCTATGTTTGGCCATTACACTCAG ATGGTTTGGCACAATTCTTATAAAATTGGATGtggttttgctttctgcagCAACACTACGTACAGTTACTTTTATGTCTGCCAGTACTGCCCCGC GGGAAACCTAATAGGTTCAATGAAGACACCCTACAaggaaggagagccctgtgggGATTGCCCCAATGCTTGTGAGGATGGACTATGCA CCAAACCTTGA